Part of the Natrialbaceae archaeon AArc-T1-2 genome, CGGGCGAGGTCGCGAAGGCCGTCGACGCCCTCGAGTCCTACGACGTTGCTTACGAGACGACGCCGATGGGGACGACGATCGAGGCCGACGACGTCGACGAGCTGTTCGCGGCGGTTCAGGCCGCCCACGAGGCCGTGGAGGCTGATCGGGTGAGCACGGTCCTGAAGATCGACGATAAGCGGACCGACGACGTCACAGCCGAG contains:
- a CDS encoding MTH1187 family thiamine-binding protein codes for the protein MTVVAFLSVAPVIEDSMSGEVAKAVDALESYDVAYETTPMGTTIEADDVDELFAAVQAAHEAVEADRVSTVLKIDDKRTDDVTAEEKVSSVEEHLGRPASSRDD